A genomic stretch from Onychostoma macrolepis isolate SWU-2019 chromosome 02, ASM1243209v1, whole genome shotgun sequence includes:
- the arhgap29b gene encoding rho GTPase-activating protein 29 isoform X2: MFRQGSNSGNKRLTSGARLSQPNIPGCLSPRSNKTLEMGRSSKTNPLNAMGLDHTTTAPGGDPDYIMQLVNDVRKFSDVLLSLKEAFHSKENQECSQHVVNERLGELVRVLKTVIGKHQALNSSEILGAAGTVIAKVKGVNVKEVNKENKDTIFGEIHTSIDTLAFTFGNVVSDFLMGDVDSGSRLGYPQARRSRSFENLSEDSGGCNQNDLADPALSPELSTVEQVDLLLLKNDSGVESALLYAKAWSKYTKDVLAWVEKRLSLDMECAKSFAKMAESAKAVASQQDFMPFRDIYVSAFKNEIEYNQVLLQTAAALQTNKFIQPLLARKNDLDRQRKEIKEQWQRELKKMSEAESALKKARLLKVQKREEYEKARSSTSRTEEEQPTAGGRTLEKKRRVEEEALQKAQEAQEQYKACVADLEAKKVSLSNAKSEILAQIRKLVFQCDLTLKAVTVNWFQMQQAQTQPLSVNYQALSEQAKKYEPGQRYSEFVCSLPKERVWLESLSQDITASSKMGMSPHKRSQSSTRSSHGNLSQGSVTSADNNSIDGVEGIVQPCKAKIAERRSNSSLDMQVLRTQGSQRAWSSSSAGGGGMCSDSESAGGSSESRSMDSPTASPGDFKRRLPRTPSTGTMSSADDLDEREPPSPLDNGLAEMVMETASSPGPFRNALMSKAAQTHKLRKLRAPSKCRECDGLVVFHGAECEECSLACHKKCLETLAIQCGHKKLQGRLHLFGIDFAQVAKNSPDGIPFIIKKCTSEIESRALNIKGIYRVNGAKSRVEKLCQAFENGKDLVELSDLHPHDISNVLKLYLRQLPEPLILYRYYNDIIGLAKETQNMDETDSTKEKSPGEKLCLSIELKRVLFKIRDLLRQLPAAHYRTLQFLITHLHRVSEQAEENKMTASNLGIIFGPTLIKPRQLEAEVSLSSLVDYPHQARMVDLLIRHHQLIFDVPLSPVSPTSPTAPQPALSRHSRSLMDIKESAKVYKRHSSVITSAQLMEEVKEIKTGDDKAQTPGECSDVNGVGSAPVDVQKSTSVFSQPGASSQVVQLRPQRTKPASRPISMPVERLLNERNSRNTEEREHSPAAIQETTEPEKPTTPRLTNYYRNPFIDTQTLRRTWDRQYRHYDVTPRTAMIVANLPSSGVPKPSEISVVPQSSASRKDGTSQSSGAPITFRAPRTLKPPPGTFYRPPSVSQMRPFDSLAKTVSTATTTTTGAIYTTAITIFTTAVTSTVSTVYTAVTTPPTTPTTSVSIALTAKPTVTTVMRAVSGAEEGLSESDSISPATLSPPQSPSSSAEELSPTDAKPLYQRRSRRMEELEHREAHFV; encoded by the exons ATGTTCCGTCAGGGCAGCAACAGTGGGAATAAGCGCTTGACAAGCGGTGCTCGTCTCTCCCAGCCCAATATCCCTGGGTGCCTGTCCCCCAGGTCCAACAAAACGCTAGAAATGGGCCGCAGCTCTAAGACGAACCCTCTCAACGCTATGGGCCTGGACCACACCACCACCGCCCCTGGAGGGGACCCTGACTACATCATGCAGCTGGTCAATGATGTGCGCAAGTTTTCTGACGTGCTCCTGAGCCTAAAGGAGGCTTTTCACTCCAAAG AAAACCAAGAGTGCTCACAGCACGTGGTCAACGAGCGACTTGGAGAGCTGGTACGCGTGCTAAAGACTGTCATTGGCAAACACCAGGCACTGAACTCATCAGAAATTCTTGGTGCTGCAGGCACCGTCATCGCCAAAGTCAAAG GCGTGAACGTCAAGGAAGtcaataaagaaaacaaagacacaatATTTGGCGAGATACACACATCGATCGATACTTTGGCATTCACCTTTGGCAATGT AGTGTCTGACTTCCTTATGGGAGATGTGGACAGTGGCTCCAGGTTGGGGTACCCCCAAGCCAGAAGAAGTCGT TCTTTTGAAAACCTCTCTGAAGATTCAGGAGGCTGCAATCAAAATGATCTGGCAG aTCCTGCTCTGTCCCCAGAGCTGTCCACTGTGGAGCAGGTGGACCTTCTTCTGCTGAAGAATGACAGTGGAGTAGAGTCGGCTTTGCTCTATGCCAAGGCCTGGTCCAAATACACCAAAGACGTGCTGGCCTGGGTGGAGAAACGCCTCAGCCTGG ACATGGAATGTGCCAAAAGCTTTGCCAAGATGGCAGAATCTGCAAAGGCAGTGGCAAGTCAGCAG GACTTTATGCCGTTCCGGGATATTTATGTCTCTGCCTTTAAAAATGAGATTGAGTACAATCAGGTTCTGCTCCAAACAGCTGCAGCTCTACAAACCAACAAATTCATACAG CCACTGCTGGCCCGCAAGAACGATCTGGACAGGCAGAGGAAAGAAATAAAGGAACAATGGCAAAGAGAACTAAAGAAAATG AGCGAGGCTGAGAGCGCTTTGAAGAAGGCTCGGCTGCTGAAGGTGCAGAAGAGGGAGGAGTACGAGAAGGCACGCAGCTCCACCAGCCGCACCGAGGAGGAGCAGCCAACAGCAGGAGGCAGGACTCTGGAGAAAAAACGGAGGGTGGAGGAAGAGGCCCTACAGAAG GCTCAGGAAGCGCAGGAGCAGTATAAAGCCTGTGTGGCCGATCTAGAGGCGAAGAAGGTCAGCCTGTCAAACGCTAAGAGTGAGATCCTCGCTCAAATTCGGAAGCTGGTCTTCCAGTGTGACCTGACCCTCAAAGCG GTGACCGTGAACTGGTTCCAGATGCAGCAGGCTCAGACCCAGCCTCTGTCAGTCAACTACCAAGCTCTAAGTGAACAGGCCAAAAAGTATGAGCCAGGCCAGCGCTACTCTGAGTTTGTGTGCAGCCTGCCTAAAGAGCGTGTGTGGCTGGAGTCTCTGTCTCAGGACATCACAGCTTCCTCAAAAATGGG AATGTCCCCTCATAAGAGGTCTCAGAGCAGCACCCGCTCATCCCATGGGAACCTGTCGCAAGGCTCTGTAACTTCTGCAGATAACAACAGCATAGATGGGGTTGAGGGTATCGTACAACCCTGCAAGGCCAAGATCGCAGAGAGGCGGTCCAATAGCAGTTTAGACATGCAAG TGTTAAGGACGCAGGGCTCCCAGCGGGCCTGGAGCTCAAGTAGTGCTGGTGGAGGAGGAATGTGCAGTGACTCAGAGAGTGCCGGAGGAAGCAGTGAGTCTCGCTCAATGGACTCCCCCACAGCTAGTCCAG GGGATTTCAAACGCAGGCTTCCCAGAACTCCCTCAACTGGTACCATGTCTTCTGCAGATGACCTGGATGAGAGGGAACCTCCCTCACCATTAGATAATG GCCTTGCTGAAATGGTGATGGAAACGGCCAGTTCTCCCGGCCCTTTTCGTAATGCTCTGATGTCAAAAGCGGCACAAACTCACAAGCTGCGGAAACTGCGAGCACCTTCCAAATGCAGAGAGTGTGACGGGCTGGTGGTGTTTCACGGGGCTGAATGTGAAGAG TGCTCTTTGGCCTGTCATAAGAAATGCCTGGAGACTCTTGCCATTCAGTGTGGTCATAAGAAGCTCCAGGGCAGACTGCACCTGTTCGGGATTGACTTCGCCCAAGTAGCTAAGAACAGTCCTGACGGCATCCCCTTCATCATCAAAAAATGCACCTCAGAAATCGAGAGTCGTGCCTTGAATATTAAG GGCATTTATCGGGTGAATGGGGCGAAGTCTCGTGTGGAAAAGCTGTGCCAGGCCTTTGAGAATGGAAAGGACTTAGTGGAGCTTTCTGACCTCCACCCACATGACATAAGCAACGTGCTCAAGCTTTACCTGAGACAG CTGCCAGAGCCATTGATTCTGTATCGGTATTATAACGATATCATCGGGCTGGCAAAAGAGACTCAGAACATGGACGAGACTGACTCGACTAAAGAGAAATCACCAGGAGAGAAGCTGTGCCTCAGTATTGAGCTTAAAAGAGTCCTCTTCAAAATCAGAGACCTCCTTCGCCAGCTTCCTGCGGCTCACTACAGAACCCTGCAGTTCCTCATCACCCATCTGCACAG AGTGTCAGAGCAAGCTGAGGAGAACAAGATGACCGCTAGTAACCTAGGTATCATCTTCGGTCCCACACTCATCAAGCCCAGGCAGTTGGAGGCGGAAGTGTCACTGTCCTCTCTGGTTGACTACCCCCACCAGGCCCGCATGGTGGACCTGCTCATCAGGCACCACCAGTTGATCTTTGATGTCCCCCTGAGCCCTGTCTCTCCCACCAGTCCGACAGCACCACAGCCAGCACTCAGCCGCCACTCCCGATCTCTCATGGATATCAAAGAG AGTGCAAAAGTCTACAAGAGACACTCGTCTGTGATTACCTCTGCACAGCTGATGGAGGAAGTGAAGGAGATAAAGACAGGGGATGATAAAGCGCAAACACCTG GTGAATGCTCAGATGTCAATGGGGTTGGCTCAGCTCCTGTAGACGTGCAGAAATCCACATCTGTGTTCAGCCAGCCTGGTGCCAGCAGCCAAGTGGTGCAACTACGTCCTCAGCGCACCAAGCCAGCATCTCGGCCCATCAGCATGCCTGTGGAGCGACTGCTCAACGAGCGCAACAGTCGCAACACAGAGGAGCGTGAACACTCGCCGGCTGCCATTCAGGAGACCACTGAACCGGAAAAGCCTACGACACCACGCCTCACCAACTATTACAGAAACCCCTTCATCGACACACAGACGCTGAGGAGGACCTGGGACAGACAGTACAGGCATTATGATGTGACGCCCAGAACTGCAATGATAGTGGCCAACCTGCCATCCTCTGGTGTGCCAAAACCATCAGAAATTAGTGTTGTACCCCAAAGCAGCGCCAGTAGAAAAGATGGTACAAGCCAGTCCAGCGGGGCTCCGATAACCTTCCGAGCGCCACGGACACTGAAACCCCCTCCCGGAACATTCTATAGACCTCCATCAGTAAGCCAAATGAGGCCATTTGACTCGCTGGCAAAAACCGTTTCAACAGCAACAACCACTACCACAGGAGCTATATACACAAC
- the arhgap29b gene encoding rho GTPase-activating protein 29 isoform X3, translating to MGDVDSGSRLGYPQARRSRSFENLSEDSGGCNQNDLADPALSPELSTVEQVDLLLLKNDSGVESALLYAKAWSKYTKDVLAWVEKRLSLDMECAKSFAKMAESAKAVASQQDFMPFRDIYVSAFKNEIEYNQVLLQTAAALQTNKFIQPLLARKNDLDRQRKEIKEQWQRELKKMSEAESALKKARLLKVQKREEYEKARSSTSRTEEEQPTAGGRTLEKKRRVEEEALQKAQEAQEQYKACVADLEAKKVSLSNAKSEILAQIRKLVFQCDLTLKAVTVNWFQMQQAQTQPLSVNYQALSEQAKKYEPGQRYSEFVCSLPKERVWLESLSQDITASSKMGMSPHKRSQSSTRSSHGNLSQGSVTSADNNSIDGVEGIVQPCKAKIAERRSNSSLDMQVLRTQGSQRAWSSSSAGGGGMCSDSESAGGSSESRSMDSPTASPGDFKRRLPRTPSTGTMSSADDLDEREPPSPLDNGLAEMVMETASSPGPFRNALMSKAAQTHKLRKLRAPSKCRECDGLVVFHGAECEECSLACHKKCLETLAIQCGHKKLQGRLHLFGIDFAQVAKNSPDGIPFIIKKCTSEIESRALNIKGIYRVNGAKSRVEKLCQAFENGKDLVELSDLHPHDISNVLKLYLRQLPEPLILYRYYNDIIGLAKETQNMDETDSTKEKSPGEKLCLSIELKRVLFKIRDLLRQLPAAHYRTLQFLITHLHRVSEQAEENKMTASNLGIIFGPTLIKPRQLEAEVSLSSLVDYPHQARMVDLLIRHHQLIFDVPLSPVSPTSPTAPQPALSRHSRSLMDIKESAKVYKRHSSVITSAQLMEEVKEIKTGDDKAQTPAGECSDVNGVGSAPVDVQKSTSVFSQPGASSQVVQLRPQRTKPASRPISMPVERLLNERNSRNTEEREHSPAAIQETTEPEKPTTPRLTNYYRNPFIDTQTLRRTWDRQYRHYDVTPRTAMIVANLPSSGVPKPSEISVVPQSSASRKDGTSQSSGAPITFRAPRTLKPPPGTFYRPPSVSQMRPFDSLAKTVSTATTTTTGAIYTTAITIFTTAVTSTVSTVYTAVTTPPTTPTTSVSIALTAKPTVTTVMRAVSGAEEGLSESDSISPATLSPPQSPSSSAEELSPTDAKPLYQRRSRRMEELEHREAHFV from the exons ATGGGAGATGTGGACAGTGGCTCCAGGTTGGGGTACCCCCAAGCCAGAAGAAGTCGT TCTTTTGAAAACCTCTCTGAAGATTCAGGAGGCTGCAATCAAAATGATCTGGCAG aTCCTGCTCTGTCCCCAGAGCTGTCCACTGTGGAGCAGGTGGACCTTCTTCTGCTGAAGAATGACAGTGGAGTAGAGTCGGCTTTGCTCTATGCCAAGGCCTGGTCCAAATACACCAAAGACGTGCTGGCCTGGGTGGAGAAACGCCTCAGCCTGG ACATGGAATGTGCCAAAAGCTTTGCCAAGATGGCAGAATCTGCAAAGGCAGTGGCAAGTCAGCAG GACTTTATGCCGTTCCGGGATATTTATGTCTCTGCCTTTAAAAATGAGATTGAGTACAATCAGGTTCTGCTCCAAACAGCTGCAGCTCTACAAACCAACAAATTCATACAG CCACTGCTGGCCCGCAAGAACGATCTGGACAGGCAGAGGAAAGAAATAAAGGAACAATGGCAAAGAGAACTAAAGAAAATG AGCGAGGCTGAGAGCGCTTTGAAGAAGGCTCGGCTGCTGAAGGTGCAGAAGAGGGAGGAGTACGAGAAGGCACGCAGCTCCACCAGCCGCACCGAGGAGGAGCAGCCAACAGCAGGAGGCAGGACTCTGGAGAAAAAACGGAGGGTGGAGGAAGAGGCCCTACAGAAG GCTCAGGAAGCGCAGGAGCAGTATAAAGCCTGTGTGGCCGATCTAGAGGCGAAGAAGGTCAGCCTGTCAAACGCTAAGAGTGAGATCCTCGCTCAAATTCGGAAGCTGGTCTTCCAGTGTGACCTGACCCTCAAAGCG GTGACCGTGAACTGGTTCCAGATGCAGCAGGCTCAGACCCAGCCTCTGTCAGTCAACTACCAAGCTCTAAGTGAACAGGCCAAAAAGTATGAGCCAGGCCAGCGCTACTCTGAGTTTGTGTGCAGCCTGCCTAAAGAGCGTGTGTGGCTGGAGTCTCTGTCTCAGGACATCACAGCTTCCTCAAAAATGGG AATGTCCCCTCATAAGAGGTCTCAGAGCAGCACCCGCTCATCCCATGGGAACCTGTCGCAAGGCTCTGTAACTTCTGCAGATAACAACAGCATAGATGGGGTTGAGGGTATCGTACAACCCTGCAAGGCCAAGATCGCAGAGAGGCGGTCCAATAGCAGTTTAGACATGCAAG TGTTAAGGACGCAGGGCTCCCAGCGGGCCTGGAGCTCAAGTAGTGCTGGTGGAGGAGGAATGTGCAGTGACTCAGAGAGTGCCGGAGGAAGCAGTGAGTCTCGCTCAATGGACTCCCCCACAGCTAGTCCAG GGGATTTCAAACGCAGGCTTCCCAGAACTCCCTCAACTGGTACCATGTCTTCTGCAGATGACCTGGATGAGAGGGAACCTCCCTCACCATTAGATAATG GCCTTGCTGAAATGGTGATGGAAACGGCCAGTTCTCCCGGCCCTTTTCGTAATGCTCTGATGTCAAAAGCGGCACAAACTCACAAGCTGCGGAAACTGCGAGCACCTTCCAAATGCAGAGAGTGTGACGGGCTGGTGGTGTTTCACGGGGCTGAATGTGAAGAG TGCTCTTTGGCCTGTCATAAGAAATGCCTGGAGACTCTTGCCATTCAGTGTGGTCATAAGAAGCTCCAGGGCAGACTGCACCTGTTCGGGATTGACTTCGCCCAAGTAGCTAAGAACAGTCCTGACGGCATCCCCTTCATCATCAAAAAATGCACCTCAGAAATCGAGAGTCGTGCCTTGAATATTAAG GGCATTTATCGGGTGAATGGGGCGAAGTCTCGTGTGGAAAAGCTGTGCCAGGCCTTTGAGAATGGAAAGGACTTAGTGGAGCTTTCTGACCTCCACCCACATGACATAAGCAACGTGCTCAAGCTTTACCTGAGACAG CTGCCAGAGCCATTGATTCTGTATCGGTATTATAACGATATCATCGGGCTGGCAAAAGAGACTCAGAACATGGACGAGACTGACTCGACTAAAGAGAAATCACCAGGAGAGAAGCTGTGCCTCAGTATTGAGCTTAAAAGAGTCCTCTTCAAAATCAGAGACCTCCTTCGCCAGCTTCCTGCGGCTCACTACAGAACCCTGCAGTTCCTCATCACCCATCTGCACAG AGTGTCAGAGCAAGCTGAGGAGAACAAGATGACCGCTAGTAACCTAGGTATCATCTTCGGTCCCACACTCATCAAGCCCAGGCAGTTGGAGGCGGAAGTGTCACTGTCCTCTCTGGTTGACTACCCCCACCAGGCCCGCATGGTGGACCTGCTCATCAGGCACCACCAGTTGATCTTTGATGTCCCCCTGAGCCCTGTCTCTCCCACCAGTCCGACAGCACCACAGCCAGCACTCAGCCGCCACTCCCGATCTCTCATGGATATCAAAGAG AGTGCAAAAGTCTACAAGAGACACTCGTCTGTGATTACCTCTGCACAGCTGATGGAGGAAGTGAAGGAGATAAAGACAGGGGATGATAAAGCGCAAACACCTG CAGGTGAATGCTCAGATGTCAATGGGGTTGGCTCAGCTCCTGTAGACGTGCAGAAATCCACATCTGTGTTCAGCCAGCCTGGTGCCAGCAGCCAAGTGGTGCAACTACGTCCTCAGCGCACCAAGCCAGCATCTCGGCCCATCAGCATGCCTGTGGAGCGACTGCTCAACGAGCGCAACAGTCGCAACACAGAGGAGCGTGAACACTCGCCGGCTGCCATTCAGGAGACCACTGAACCGGAAAAGCCTACGACACCACGCCTCACCAACTATTACAGAAACCCCTTCATCGACACACAGACGCTGAGGAGGACCTGGGACAGACAGTACAGGCATTATGATGTGACGCCCAGAACTGCAATGATAGTGGCCAACCTGCCATCCTCTGGTGTGCCAAAACCATCAGAAATTAGTGTTGTACCCCAAAGCAGCGCCAGTAGAAAAGATGGTACAAGCCAGTCCAGCGGGGCTCCGATAACCTTCCGAGCGCCACGGACACTGAAACCCCCTCCCGGAACATTCTATAGACCTCCATCAGTAAGCCAAATGAGGCCATTTGACTCGCTGGCAAAAACCGTTTCAACAGCAACAACCACTACCACAGGAGCTATATACACAAC
- the arhgap29b gene encoding rho GTPase-activating protein 29 isoform X1 yields MFRQGSNSGNKRLTSGARLSQPNIPGCLSPRSNKTLEMGRSSKTNPLNAMGLDHTTTAPGGDPDYIMQLVNDVRKFSDVLLSLKEAFHSKENQECSQHVVNERLGELVRVLKTVIGKHQALNSSEILGAAGTVIAKVKGVNVKEVNKENKDTIFGEIHTSIDTLAFTFGNVVSDFLMGDVDSGSRLGYPQARRSRSFENLSEDSGGCNQNDLADPALSPELSTVEQVDLLLLKNDSGVESALLYAKAWSKYTKDVLAWVEKRLSLDMECAKSFAKMAESAKAVASQQDFMPFRDIYVSAFKNEIEYNQVLLQTAAALQTNKFIQPLLARKNDLDRQRKEIKEQWQRELKKMSEAESALKKARLLKVQKREEYEKARSSTSRTEEEQPTAGGRTLEKKRRVEEEALQKAQEAQEQYKACVADLEAKKVSLSNAKSEILAQIRKLVFQCDLTLKAVTVNWFQMQQAQTQPLSVNYQALSEQAKKYEPGQRYSEFVCSLPKERVWLESLSQDITASSKMGMSPHKRSQSSTRSSHGNLSQGSVTSADNNSIDGVEGIVQPCKAKIAERRSNSSLDMQVLRTQGSQRAWSSSSAGGGGMCSDSESAGGSSESRSMDSPTASPGDFKRRLPRTPSTGTMSSADDLDEREPPSPLDNGLAEMVMETASSPGPFRNALMSKAAQTHKLRKLRAPSKCRECDGLVVFHGAECEECSLACHKKCLETLAIQCGHKKLQGRLHLFGIDFAQVAKNSPDGIPFIIKKCTSEIESRALNIKGIYRVNGAKSRVEKLCQAFENGKDLVELSDLHPHDISNVLKLYLRQLPEPLILYRYYNDIIGLAKETQNMDETDSTKEKSPGEKLCLSIELKRVLFKIRDLLRQLPAAHYRTLQFLITHLHRVSEQAEENKMTASNLGIIFGPTLIKPRQLEAEVSLSSLVDYPHQARMVDLLIRHHQLIFDVPLSPVSPTSPTAPQPALSRHSRSLMDIKESAKVYKRHSSVITSAQLMEEVKEIKTGDDKAQTPAGECSDVNGVGSAPVDVQKSTSVFSQPGASSQVVQLRPQRTKPASRPISMPVERLLNERNSRNTEEREHSPAAIQETTEPEKPTTPRLTNYYRNPFIDTQTLRRTWDRQYRHYDVTPRTAMIVANLPSSGVPKPSEISVVPQSSASRKDGTSQSSGAPITFRAPRTLKPPPGTFYRPPSVSQMRPFDSLAKTVSTATTTTTGAIYTTAITIFTTAVTSTVSTVYTAVTTPPTTPTTSVSIALTAKPTVTTVMRAVSGAEEGLSESDSISPATLSPPQSPSSSAEELSPTDAKPLYQRRSRRMEELEHREAHFV; encoded by the exons ATGTTCCGTCAGGGCAGCAACAGTGGGAATAAGCGCTTGACAAGCGGTGCTCGTCTCTCCCAGCCCAATATCCCTGGGTGCCTGTCCCCCAGGTCCAACAAAACGCTAGAAATGGGCCGCAGCTCTAAGACGAACCCTCTCAACGCTATGGGCCTGGACCACACCACCACCGCCCCTGGAGGGGACCCTGACTACATCATGCAGCTGGTCAATGATGTGCGCAAGTTTTCTGACGTGCTCCTGAGCCTAAAGGAGGCTTTTCACTCCAAAG AAAACCAAGAGTGCTCACAGCACGTGGTCAACGAGCGACTTGGAGAGCTGGTACGCGTGCTAAAGACTGTCATTGGCAAACACCAGGCACTGAACTCATCAGAAATTCTTGGTGCTGCAGGCACCGTCATCGCCAAAGTCAAAG GCGTGAACGTCAAGGAAGtcaataaagaaaacaaagacacaatATTTGGCGAGATACACACATCGATCGATACTTTGGCATTCACCTTTGGCAATGT AGTGTCTGACTTCCTTATGGGAGATGTGGACAGTGGCTCCAGGTTGGGGTACCCCCAAGCCAGAAGAAGTCGT TCTTTTGAAAACCTCTCTGAAGATTCAGGAGGCTGCAATCAAAATGATCTGGCAG aTCCTGCTCTGTCCCCAGAGCTGTCCACTGTGGAGCAGGTGGACCTTCTTCTGCTGAAGAATGACAGTGGAGTAGAGTCGGCTTTGCTCTATGCCAAGGCCTGGTCCAAATACACCAAAGACGTGCTGGCCTGGGTGGAGAAACGCCTCAGCCTGG ACATGGAATGTGCCAAAAGCTTTGCCAAGATGGCAGAATCTGCAAAGGCAGTGGCAAGTCAGCAG GACTTTATGCCGTTCCGGGATATTTATGTCTCTGCCTTTAAAAATGAGATTGAGTACAATCAGGTTCTGCTCCAAACAGCTGCAGCTCTACAAACCAACAAATTCATACAG CCACTGCTGGCCCGCAAGAACGATCTGGACAGGCAGAGGAAAGAAATAAAGGAACAATGGCAAAGAGAACTAAAGAAAATG AGCGAGGCTGAGAGCGCTTTGAAGAAGGCTCGGCTGCTGAAGGTGCAGAAGAGGGAGGAGTACGAGAAGGCACGCAGCTCCACCAGCCGCACCGAGGAGGAGCAGCCAACAGCAGGAGGCAGGACTCTGGAGAAAAAACGGAGGGTGGAGGAAGAGGCCCTACAGAAG GCTCAGGAAGCGCAGGAGCAGTATAAAGCCTGTGTGGCCGATCTAGAGGCGAAGAAGGTCAGCCTGTCAAACGCTAAGAGTGAGATCCTCGCTCAAATTCGGAAGCTGGTCTTCCAGTGTGACCTGACCCTCAAAGCG GTGACCGTGAACTGGTTCCAGATGCAGCAGGCTCAGACCCAGCCTCTGTCAGTCAACTACCAAGCTCTAAGTGAACAGGCCAAAAAGTATGAGCCAGGCCAGCGCTACTCTGAGTTTGTGTGCAGCCTGCCTAAAGAGCGTGTGTGGCTGGAGTCTCTGTCTCAGGACATCACAGCTTCCTCAAAAATGGG AATGTCCCCTCATAAGAGGTCTCAGAGCAGCACCCGCTCATCCCATGGGAACCTGTCGCAAGGCTCTGTAACTTCTGCAGATAACAACAGCATAGATGGGGTTGAGGGTATCGTACAACCCTGCAAGGCCAAGATCGCAGAGAGGCGGTCCAATAGCAGTTTAGACATGCAAG TGTTAAGGACGCAGGGCTCCCAGCGGGCCTGGAGCTCAAGTAGTGCTGGTGGAGGAGGAATGTGCAGTGACTCAGAGAGTGCCGGAGGAAGCAGTGAGTCTCGCTCAATGGACTCCCCCACAGCTAGTCCAG GGGATTTCAAACGCAGGCTTCCCAGAACTCCCTCAACTGGTACCATGTCTTCTGCAGATGACCTGGATGAGAGGGAACCTCCCTCACCATTAGATAATG GCCTTGCTGAAATGGTGATGGAAACGGCCAGTTCTCCCGGCCCTTTTCGTAATGCTCTGATGTCAAAAGCGGCACAAACTCACAAGCTGCGGAAACTGCGAGCACCTTCCAAATGCAGAGAGTGTGACGGGCTGGTGGTGTTTCACGGGGCTGAATGTGAAGAG TGCTCTTTGGCCTGTCATAAGAAATGCCTGGAGACTCTTGCCATTCAGTGTGGTCATAAGAAGCTCCAGGGCAGACTGCACCTGTTCGGGATTGACTTCGCCCAAGTAGCTAAGAACAGTCCTGACGGCATCCCCTTCATCATCAAAAAATGCACCTCAGAAATCGAGAGTCGTGCCTTGAATATTAAG GGCATTTATCGGGTGAATGGGGCGAAGTCTCGTGTGGAAAAGCTGTGCCAGGCCTTTGAGAATGGAAAGGACTTAGTGGAGCTTTCTGACCTCCACCCACATGACATAAGCAACGTGCTCAAGCTTTACCTGAGACAG CTGCCAGAGCCATTGATTCTGTATCGGTATTATAACGATATCATCGGGCTGGCAAAAGAGACTCAGAACATGGACGAGACTGACTCGACTAAAGAGAAATCACCAGGAGAGAAGCTGTGCCTCAGTATTGAGCTTAAAAGAGTCCTCTTCAAAATCAGAGACCTCCTTCGCCAGCTTCCTGCGGCTCACTACAGAACCCTGCAGTTCCTCATCACCCATCTGCACAG AGTGTCAGAGCAAGCTGAGGAGAACAAGATGACCGCTAGTAACCTAGGTATCATCTTCGGTCCCACACTCATCAAGCCCAGGCAGTTGGAGGCGGAAGTGTCACTGTCCTCTCTGGTTGACTACCCCCACCAGGCCCGCATGGTGGACCTGCTCATCAGGCACCACCAGTTGATCTTTGATGTCCCCCTGAGCCCTGTCTCTCCCACCAGTCCGACAGCACCACAGCCAGCACTCAGCCGCCACTCCCGATCTCTCATGGATATCAAAGAG AGTGCAAAAGTCTACAAGAGACACTCGTCTGTGATTACCTCTGCACAGCTGATGGAGGAAGTGAAGGAGATAAAGACAGGGGATGATAAAGCGCAAACACCTG CAGGTGAATGCTCAGATGTCAATGGGGTTGGCTCAGCTCCTGTAGACGTGCAGAAATCCACATCTGTGTTCAGCCAGCCTGGTGCCAGCAGCCAAGTGGTGCAACTACGTCCTCAGCGCACCAAGCCAGCATCTCGGCCCATCAGCATGCCTGTGGAGCGACTGCTCAACGAGCGCAACAGTCGCAACACAGAGGAGCGTGAACACTCGCCGGCTGCCATTCAGGAGACCACTGAACCGGAAAAGCCTACGACACCACGCCTCACCAACTATTACAGAAACCCCTTCATCGACACACAGACGCTGAGGAGGACCTGGGACAGACAGTACAGGCATTATGATGTGACGCCCAGAACTGCAATGATAGTGGCCAACCTGCCATCCTCTGGTGTGCCAAAACCATCAGAAATTAGTGTTGTACCCCAAAGCAGCGCCAGTAGAAAAGATGGTACAAGCCAGTCCAGCGGGGCTCCGATAACCTTCCGAGCGCCACGGACACTGAAACCCCCTCCCGGAACATTCTATAGACCTCCATCAGTAAGCCAAATGAGGCCATTTGACTCGCTGGCAAAAACCGTTTCAACAGCAACAACCACTACCACAGGAGCTATATACACAAC